The Lysinibacillus irui sequence ATTAACTTTAGAAGATTTAGCAAAAATAGATTCCATTTGAGAAGAGGGACAATATGAAGATCAAAACTGTTTCACAGTGCACGTTAGAGGAAGTATTGAAAGCATGGAATAAAGGCTTTGAAGGATATTTTGTTGAAATCAACATGACGGCAGAAATGTTTTTGCATCGATTAGTTGGGGAGGGGCTGTCTCCAACGCATTCTATTGTTATTTTTGACCAGGATGAACCAATTGCAATCGTTCTAAACGGTTTCCGTATCGTCAATGGCAAGAAAACTGCTTGGAATGGTGGCACAGGTATTTCACCAGACTATCGTGGTAAAGGAGTTTCCCATTTATTAATGGAAGAAGCCCTAGCTATCTACGAGCGAGAACAGGTGGAGATCGCTACGTTGGAAGCGATCAAAGAAAATAAGGTAGCCATTGCGGTATATGAGAAATATGGCTATGCTATTTCCAATCAGTTGCTATTTTTAAGTGGGGAATATGAAGGGGAATTTGAACATACAGCTCGCA is a genomic window containing:
- a CDS encoding GNAT family N-acetyltransferase produces the protein MKIKTVSQCTLEEVLKAWNKGFEGYFVEINMTAEMFLHRLVGEGLSPTHSIVIFDQDEPIAIVLNGFRIVNGKKTAWNGGTGISPDYRGKGVSHLLMEEALAIYEREQVEIATLEAIKENKVAIAVYEKYGYAISNQLLFLSGEYEGEFEHTARIHIETIRPEQLPHFPFYQEDVPWQCSWQSVKQGEAKIFYNDDNKALGYMLYKTVWNDSGEVERILLYQLEILEDRHQNLLPNFLESVTTCPVQMTAVNFLANNPATSFLLKNGLKVTTEQVQMKKQF